One window of the Zea mays cultivar B73 chromosome 3, Zm-B73-REFERENCE-NAM-5.0, whole genome shotgun sequence genome contains the following:
- the LOC103652451 gene encoding uncharacterized protein translates to MARPGSRRRASRPPPPASPEPRPAATPPRPGSASRRRARRVRVQSPSLAAVRGGSASAPPMQLPQPPPETPPVRWPLEAGARSTSRPGAGAALSVREIAAALWRMQPPPRPPGPGTAPRRAQQPNSKCPHTPDHCQHYKAVIQGRTGDRTVNNVPHEMEADSAVRQIETEMATKWNRQFMKASHGADYDYIEHNQRDAGGEIYSLREELMVAQDRIHELEAECRSTKKQLDHLAKNIAEEKASLKSKEHDKFHHILDAIKEELNRERKQRQRAEMMNSKLLNDLSEMKFAAKRYLQDYEKERKARVLMEEVCDELAKEITEDKAEVEAMRSESMKIRDELEEEKKMLQMAEVWREERVQMKLVDAKLALENKYSQLSKLQNELEDFLQFQSGCNMEKGTVREAERLKEAICSSRINGIKEFSYKAPPSSEDIFAVFEELKQREDTAEKVIMQCNGNRPKGRGSRAHTASPETDTFLENQPNRYCNEPRTRNEAAEDDSGWETVSQVEENGSCNSPGGSEPSVNGFCGENDASASGTDWDENCDNDQAHSEISEVCSTAAGRSRNKRSFAGLWRSSNAVDQKKMGSNTLNGRSSNARMSNVTESADLKNSEVCDSPHITGQWRPDLLNPDIVRAIKGCIDWPRGVQKQSLRSKVLEARIDGSKVQLRQALKQKI, encoded by the exons ATGGCGCGCCCCGGCAGCCGCCGCCGCGCCAGCCGCCCGCCGCCTCCGGCCAGCCCCGAGCCGCGGCCGGCAGCCACTCCCCCGCGGCCCGGGTCCGCctcccgccgccgcgcccgccgGGTCCGCGTCCAGAGCCCCTCTCTCGCGGCCGTCCGCGGGGGGTCCGCGTCCGCCCCGCCGATGCAGCTGCCACAGCCCCCTCCGGAGACGCCGCCGGTTCGGTGGCCCCTGGAAGCGGGCGCTCGCTCTACCTCCCGTCCGGGAGCGGGCGCTGCCCTGTCGGTGAGGGAGATCGCCGCGGCGCTGTGGCGAATGCAGCCACCGCCGCGGCCGCCGGGGCCTGGGACGGCGCCACGGAGGGCTCAGCAG CCCAATTCAAAGTGTCCACACACGCCCGACCATTGTCAGCACTATAAAGCAGTTATCCAGGGCAGGACAGGGGATAGGACTGTTAACAATGTCCCACATGAG ATGGAAGCTGATTCTGCAGTGCGTCAAATAGAAACAGAAATGGCAACAAAGTGGAACCGTCAATTCATGAAAGCTTCCCATGGTGCAGATTATGATTACATTGAACACAATCAGAGGGATGCTGGTGGAGAAATCTATTCACTGAGGGAGGAGCTTATGGTGGCCCAGGACCGGATTCATGAGCTTGAAGCAGAGTGTCGATCTACAAAGAAGCAGCTTGATCACCTGGCAAAGAATATTGCAGAGGAAAAGGCTTCTTTGAAGAGCAAGGAACATGATAAGTTTCACCACATCTTAGATGCAATTAAGGAAGAACTGAATCGGGAGAGAAAACAGCGACAGCGAGCAGAAATGATGAACTCCAAACTGCTCAATGATCTATCTGAGATGAAGTTTGCTGCAAAGCGTTATTTGCAAGATTATGAGAAGGAGAGGAAGGCACGGGTGCTCATGGAAGAGGTTTGTGATGAATTAGCGAAGGAGATCACAGAAGACAAAGCTGAGGTGGAGGCTATGAGAAGTGAATCGATGAAGATCAGAGATGAATTGGAGGAAGAGAAGAAGATGCTCCAGATGGCTGAGGTTTGGCGTGAAGAGAGGGTACAAATGAAGCTTGTTGACGCAAAACTGGCACTTGAGAATAAGTATTCTCAGCTGAGCAAGCTTCAGAATGAACTCGAGGATTTCCTTCAATTCCAATCAGGCTGTAATATGGAAAAAGGAACGGTAAGGGAAGCAGAGAGGCTCAAAGAAGCAATCTGCTCTTCTAGGATAAATGGTATCAAGGAGTTTTCGTACAAGGCTCCTCCTTCTTCAGAAGACATTTTTGCTGTATTTGAAGAACTCAAGCAACGAGAAGATACTGCTGAGAAGGTGATTATGCAATGTAACGGAAATAGACCCAAGGGTCGCGGCTCAAGAGCCCACACAGCCAGTCCTGAAACGGACACGTTCTTGGAGAATCAACCAAACAGATATTGCAATGAACCTCGCACCCGAAATGAGGCAGCAGAAGATGATAGTGGTTGGGAAACTGTAAGCCAAGTTGAGGAGAATGGGTCTTGTAATTCACCGGGCGGAAGTGAACCGTCTGTAAATGGCTTCTGTGGAGAAAACGATGCTTCGGCGAGTGGAACCGACTGGGATGAAAACTGTGACAATGATCAGGCACACAGTGAGATCAGTGAAGTTTGTTCAACAGCAGCAGGCAGGTCTCGGAACAAAAGATCATTCGCCGGACTATGGAGATCATCAAACGCCGTTGACCAAAAGAAGATGGGATCCAATACACTCAACGGTAGGTCATCAAACGCCAGGATGTCAAACGTCACCGAATCTGCTGACCTGAAGAATAGCGAAGTGTGTGACAGTCCGCACATCACAGGGCAGTGGAGGCCGGACCTGCTAAACCCGGACATCGTTCGAGCTATAAAAGGATGCATCGACTGGCCCCGAGGAGTGCAGAAGCAGAGCTTGAGGTCCAAGGTTCTGGAGGCAAGGATTGACGGCAGTAAGGTCCAGCTGCGTCAAGCACTGAAGCAGAAGATATAG